A single Capra hircus breed San Clemente chromosome 13, ASM170441v1, whole genome shotgun sequence DNA region contains:
- the LOC102191534 gene encoding uncharacterized protein LOC102191534 isoform X3, giving the protein MQAAVGTQPPPAQVQGLSATRRAAQLNSVNKVQHQPREGPSEVSVPGPIPAPDSQGPRLTPPRWGELSAARILASMVVAILQKFCSNSESAPGFSLIMNSSYGSGTVLSGSEGKHLLSFVRNCGKWCDMASFRFIIQIDTYVSYPTLCNPMDCSLPDSSVHGARQHILEMPITLILELLKRLSWLCSPTRTKILPFSLP; this is encoded by the exons CTCAAGTTCAGGGATTATCAGCTACACGGAGAGCTGCCCAGCTTAACTCTGTGAACAAGGTCCAGCACCAGCCAAGAGAAGGGCCAAGTGAAGTGTCCGTGCCAGGTCCCATCCCTGCCCCTGACAGCCAGGGCCCCCGGCTGACCCCACCACGGTGGGGCGAGCTCTCCGCAGCCAGGATATTAGCAAGCATG GTTGTGGCAATTCTGCAGAAGTTCTGTTCAAACAGTGAAAGTGCACCGGGGTTCAGTTTAATCATGAACTCATCCTACGGTTCCGGCACTGTTCTAAGTGGGTCGGAAGGCAAACATTTGCTTTCATTTGTCAG GAACTGTGGCAAATGGTGTGACATGGCATCCTTCAGATTCATTATACAAATTGATACATATGTGTCAtatcccactctctgcaaccccatggactgtagcctgccagattcctccgtccatggggctCGCCAG CATATTTTAGAAATGCCGATAACCCTCATCTTGGagttgttgaagagactgtcctggCTTTGCAGTCCCACCAGAACCAAGATCTTACCTTTTTCGCTGCCCTAG
- the LOC102191534 gene encoding uncharacterized protein LOC102191534 isoform X2, with the protein MPLYFVDLQDDLDDSQVQGLSATRRAAQLNSVNKVQHQPREGPSEVSVPGPIPAPDSQGPRLTPPRWGELSAARILASMVVAILQKFCSNSESAPGFSLIMNSSYGSGTVLSGSEGKHLLSFVRNCGKWCDMASFRFIIQIDTYVSYPTLCNPMDCSLPDSSVHGARQHILEMPITLILELLKRLSWLCSPTRTKILPFSLP; encoded by the exons CTCAAGTTCAGGGATTATCAGCTACACGGAGAGCTGCCCAGCTTAACTCTGTGAACAAGGTCCAGCACCAGCCAAGAGAAGGGCCAAGTGAAGTGTCCGTGCCAGGTCCCATCCCTGCCCCTGACAGCCAGGGCCCCCGGCTGACCCCACCACGGTGGGGCGAGCTCTCCGCAGCCAGGATATTAGCAAGCATG GTTGTGGCAATTCTGCAGAAGTTCTGTTCAAACAGTGAAAGTGCACCGGGGTTCAGTTTAATCATGAACTCATCCTACGGTTCCGGCACTGTTCTAAGTGGGTCGGAAGGCAAACATTTGCTTTCATTTGTCAG GAACTGTGGCAAATGGTGTGACATGGCATCCTTCAGATTCATTATACAAATTGATACATATGTGTCAtatcccactctctgcaaccccatggactgtagcctgccagattcctccgtccatggggctCGCCAG CATATTTTAGAAATGCCGATAACCCTCATCTTGGagttgttgaagagactgtcctggCTTTGCAGTCCCACCAGAACCAAGATCTTACCTTTTTCGCTGCCCTAG
- the ANKRD60 gene encoding ankyrin repeat domain-containing protein 60 → MTRSRRAQAAGAGRRAMRRGAAEAATPPGGTIRPDPAAAWPPTPGADSAGPRPHSPQLPVRTRGRNHVGDLQAVSQATDVVPDVFAMRVLLEDSGEMFRVTNCRSNMTVRELKEELDLTAGIPFNLQRLQYLDQGILMDDATLKFHDVIPGGIISLCIWHYDGWTELVLAAVEGDSSKLACLGVAEDTFYRTANSGRFDDRQWKKWISQRAFVALYVASHRGHSEAVQYLLEHGANCQGRSPVGRTPLHVAAAMSRLDCISLLLNYGASINDKDAKGETPMSVARRLNRTQSERRMFLFYWLVKMGTKDPLDPVVNKAFQRVKSGFGTKKESKV, encoded by the exons ATGACGCGCTCAAGACGGGCCCAAGCGGCTGGGGCCGGGCGGCGGGCCATGAGGAGGGGCGCGGCGGAGGCAGCGACGCCGCCGGGAGGCACCATTCGCCCTGACCCCGCTGCGGCCTGGCCGCCCACGCCGGGGGCGGACTCGGCCGGCCCGCGGCCCCACTCCCCACAGCTCCCGGTCCGCACCCGCGGCCGGAACCACGTCGGGGACCTGCAGGCCGTGAGCCAGGCGACTGACGTGGTCCCGGATGTCTTCGCCATGCGAGTGCTGCTGGAAGATTCCGGGGAGATGTTCCGAGTGACAAACTGCCGCAGCAACATGACGGTGCGGGAGCTCAAAGAGGAGCTGGATCTAACAGCCGGCATTCCCTTCAACCTGCAGCGGCTGCAGTACCTGGACCAAG GAATTTTGATGGATGATGCTACGCTGAAGTTCCACGACGTTATTCCTGGTGGAATTATTTCATTATGTATCTGGCACTATGATGGATGGACGGAACTGGTTTTGGCGGCTGTGGAAGGGGATTCCAGTAAG CTGGCTTGCCTCGGTGTTGCTGAAGACACTTTCTACCGAACTGCAAATTCGGGGCGTTTTGACGACAGGCAGTGGAAGAAGTGGATTTCCCAGAGAGCGTTCGTGGCCTTGTATGTTGCCTCACACAGGGGTCACTCGGAGGCTGTGCAGTACCTTCTAGAACATG GTGCCAACtgtcagggaagatcccccgtGGGCAGGACGCCCCTGcatgtggctgcagccatgagcCGGCTGGACTGTATCAGCCTCCTGCTCAACTATGGGGCCTCCATCAACGACAAGGATGCCAAGGGGGAGACGCCCATGTCTGTCGCCCGCCGCCTGAACCGTACCCAGAGCGAGCGACGGATGTTCCTCTTCTACTGGCTGGTGAAGATGGGGACTAAGGACCCACTGGACCCTGTGGTGAACAAGGCTTTTCAGAGAGTCAAGTCCGGGTTCGGCACCAAGAAGGAGAGCAAGGTGTAG